One Mycobacterium sp. SMC-4 DNA window includes the following coding sequences:
- a CDS encoding NAD(P)H-dependent glycerol-3-phosphate dehydrogenase, translating to MGAGAWGSALAKVLADAGNNVTLWVRRPELAEEINRSHRNADYLDVALPESIRATSDPAEALAGACTVLLAVPSQTLRPNLGQWREFIGADATLVSLAKGIELDTLMRMSQVIVAVTGADPGRVAVVSGPNLASEIAEEQPAATVVACSDSGRAVALQRALSTNYLRPYTNADVIGAEIGGACKNVIALACGMAAGVGLGENTAAAIITRGLAEIMRLGIALGAKPATLAGLAGIGDLVATCMSPHSRNRSFGQRLGSGGTMQAALEATGGHVAEGVTSCVSVLALASSYDVEMPLTEAVHRVCHKGLSVDEAVALLLGRTTKPE from the coding sequence ATGGGTGCCGGGGCGTGGGGAAGCGCCTTGGCCAAAGTGTTGGCAGATGCCGGGAACAACGTCACGCTGTGGGTCCGTCGTCCCGAACTGGCCGAGGAGATCAATCGCAGCCACCGCAACGCGGACTATCTCGATGTCGCCCTGCCGGAGAGCATCCGTGCCACCAGCGACCCCGCCGAGGCACTTGCCGGTGCATGCACCGTGTTGTTGGCGGTGCCCTCACAGACTTTGCGTCCCAACCTCGGTCAATGGCGGGAATTCATCGGTGCCGACGCGACGTTGGTCAGCCTGGCCAAGGGCATCGAGCTCGACACCCTGATGCGAATGAGTCAGGTGATCGTGGCCGTGACCGGGGCCGACCCGGGCCGGGTGGCGGTGGTCAGCGGACCGAACCTGGCCAGCGAGATCGCCGAGGAGCAGCCTGCAGCGACCGTGGTGGCCTGCTCGGACTCCGGGCGTGCGGTGGCGCTGCAACGCGCGCTGTCCACCAACTACCTCCGGCCCTACACCAATGCCGACGTCATCGGCGCAGAGATCGGCGGCGCGTGCAAGAACGTCATCGCACTGGCCTGCGGGATGGCCGCCGGTGTCGGTCTGGGGGAGAACACCGCCGCGGCGATCATCACCCGCGGCCTTGCCGAGATCATGCGGTTGGGCATCGCGCTGGGGGCCAAGCCCGCCACGTTGGCCGGACTGGCCGGCATCGGTGATCTGGTCGCCACCTGCATGTCGCCGCACTCGCGCAACCGCTCGTTCGGTCAGCGGCTGGGCAGTGGGGGCACCATGCAGGCAGCGCTGGAGGCTACCGGGGGACATGTCGCCGAAGGCGTCACGTCCTGCGTGTCGGTGTTGGCTTTGGCGTCGAGCTACGACGTCGAAATGCCGCTGACCGAGGCGGTGCACCGGGTCTGCCACAAGGGGCTCTCGGTCGACGAGGCTGTTGCGCTGCTGCTGGGGCGCACCACCAAACCGGAGTGA
- a CDS encoding cystathionine gamma-lyase produces the protein MPGYHGDSTRSVKATDNDAFPGSPVAPYPVPAAAYHLGSAEDDSLDTYGRRSNPSWRQLEAALAQLESASEAVAFGSGMAALTAALRVLVEPGHTVVVPADGYYQVRAYAREFFAPRGVTVVEAPCAQMCDAAAGADVVLAETPSNPALDVVDLHRLGLICRSRGTTLIVDNTTATPLGQQPLSLGADLVVASATKGLAGHHDLLAGYAAGNHPELMERLRTERLHAGPVLGAFEAWLLLRSLGTLGLRFDRQCQNAAAVAVMLRTHPAVRSVRYPGLPEDPSHPVASIQMRRFGGIVAIELADAHCVHELVDRSELLVGSTSFGGIHSSVDRRARWGDAVPAGFARISLGIEDTDDLLADIEQALPRV, from the coding sequence GTGCCCGGTTACCACGGTGACTCCACCCGCAGCGTCAAAGCCACCGACAACGACGCGTTTCCGGGTTCGCCGGTGGCGCCCTATCCGGTCCCGGCCGCGGCTTATCATCTCGGGTCCGCCGAGGACGATTCACTCGACACCTACGGGCGCCGCTCCAATCCGTCTTGGCGGCAACTCGAGGCAGCGCTTGCGCAGCTCGAAAGTGCTTCTGAAGCAGTCGCTTTCGGTTCGGGAATGGCTGCCCTGACAGCGGCGCTGCGGGTGCTCGTCGAGCCCGGTCACACGGTGGTCGTGCCTGCCGACGGCTACTACCAGGTCCGCGCCTACGCCCGGGAGTTCTTCGCCCCGCGCGGGGTGACCGTCGTCGAAGCGCCTTGTGCCCAGATGTGCGACGCGGCCGCCGGCGCCGATGTGGTGCTGGCCGAGACGCCGTCGAACCCCGCTCTGGATGTGGTGGATCTGCACCGGCTGGGGCTGATCTGCCGGTCCCGTGGGACCACATTGATCGTCGACAACACCACCGCAACACCACTGGGGCAGCAACCGTTGTCGCTGGGTGCCGACCTGGTGGTGGCCAGTGCCACCAAGGGACTGGCCGGCCACCACGACCTGTTGGCCGGATACGCGGCGGGCAACCATCCGGAACTGATGGAACGGTTGCGGACCGAGCGGCTGCACGCCGGGCCCGTGCTCGGCGCCTTCGAGGCGTGGCTGTTGCTGCGCAGCCTCGGGACGCTCGGCCTGCGTTTCGATCGGCAGTGCCAGAACGCCGCAGCGGTCGCGGTGATGTTGCGCACACATCCGGCGGTGCGGTCGGTGCGCTACCCGGGGTTGCCCGAAGATCCGTCGCACCCGGTGGCGTCGATCCAGATGCGACGCTTCGGCGGGATCGTGGCGATCGAACTGGCCGATGCCCACTGCGTGCACGAACTCGTCGACCGCAGCGAACTGCTGGTCGGGTCGACGAGTTTCGGCGGCATTCACAGCTCGGTCGACCGCCGCGCCAGATGGGGCGACGCGGTGCCGGCCGGATTTGCCCGAATCTCGCTGGGCATCGAAGACACCGATGACCTGCTGGCCGATATCGAGCAGGCGTTGCCGCGGGTTTGA
- the cofC gene encoding 2-phospho-L-lactate guanylyltransferase: MATVSGIDPTTAVPVRAQHADVGVVIAVKRLTAAKTRLSSMFSAAGREDVVLAMLIDTISAAVSAPAVHSVVVVTPDRVAAEAAARSGARVLSDPTPDGHADPLNNALIAAAEAAARDSPNIVVLQGDLPALQAFELTEAIAQGREHGRSFVADRHGSGTSALLAFAAPLNPRFGVDSAQRHRRSGAVELNGDWPGLRCDIDTPDDLRAAQDIGIGPATTKAVAAQR, translated from the coding sequence ATGGCGACCGTGAGCGGCATCGACCCCACCACGGCCGTCCCAGTGCGGGCGCAGCACGCCGACGTCGGAGTGGTGATCGCGGTGAAGCGGCTCACGGCGGCCAAGACGCGGCTCTCGTCGATGTTCTCGGCTGCGGGACGCGAGGATGTGGTGCTCGCCATGCTGATCGACACCATCTCGGCGGCCGTGTCCGCGCCGGCGGTGCATTCAGTCGTCGTGGTCACCCCTGACCGCGTCGCCGCCGAAGCAGCCGCCCGGTCCGGGGCTCGGGTGTTGAGCGACCCGACACCCGACGGGCACGCCGACCCGCTCAACAACGCCTTGATCGCCGCTGCCGAAGCAGCGGCCAGAGACAGCCCCAACATCGTTGTCCTCCAAGGGGATCTGCCGGCACTGCAAGCTTTCGAGCTGACCGAGGCGATCGCGCAGGGCCGAGAGCACGGTCGCAGTTTCGTCGCCGACCGGCATGGCAGCGGGACGTCGGCGCTGTTGGCGTTCGCGGCGCCGCTGAATCCGCGGTTCGGCGTCGATTCGGCGCAGCGACATCGACGTTCGGGTGCGGTCGAGCTCAACGGGGATTGGCCCGGGCTGCGCTGCGACATCGACACCCCGGACGATCTGCGCGCCGCCCAAGACATCGGCATCGGCCCCGCCACAACCAAGGCCGTCGCCGCGCAACGGTGA
- a CDS encoding RNA degradosome polyphosphate kinase yields the protein MTEAQTRPQNSEVALPPVATTDSTPEAPPAATSPAVEDALPDDRYLNRELSWLDFNSRVLALAADQSLPLLERAKFLAIFASNLDEFYMVRVAGLKRRDEMGLSVRSADGLSPREQLRQISERTQQIASRHAHVFLDSVRPALAAEGIVIVNWAQLDDGERAQLSTYFHEQVFPVLTPLAVDPAHPFPFVSGLSLNLAITVRHPDDGGQHFARIKVPDNVDRFVELPGRDGSAREVRFLPMEELIAAFLPVLFPGLEIVEHHAFRITRNADFEVEEDRDEDLLQALERELARRRFGSPVRLEVSDDMTESMLELLLRELDVAPGDVVEVPGLLDLSSLWQVYGVDRPALKDPPFVPATPPAFGERETPKSIFAALRDGDVLVHHPYDSFSTTVQRFIEQAAADPNVLAIKQTLYRTSGDSPIVNALIDAAEAGKQVVALVEIKARFDEQANIKWARALEQAGVHVVYGLIGLKTHCKTCLVVRREGSMIRRYCHVGTGNYNPKTARLYEDIGLLTAAPDIGADLTDLFNSLTGYSRKDSYRNLLVAPNGVRRGIIERIEREIAATRNGADGRIRLKANALVDEQVIDALYRASQAGVRVEVVVRGICALRPGAADYSENIAVRSILGRFLEHSRVIHFHAIDEYWIGSADMMHRNLDRRVEVMAQVKDPRLAAQLNDIFESAMDPSTRCWELGADGHWTASPQEGRTVQDHQVSMMKRHRQP from the coding sequence ATGACCGAAGCTCAAACCCGGCCGCAGAACTCGGAGGTGGCGCTGCCCCCGGTGGCCACCACCGATTCCACGCCCGAGGCGCCGCCGGCGGCTACCTCGCCCGCTGTCGAGGATGCACTGCCTGACGATCGCTACCTCAATCGGGAACTGAGCTGGTTGGACTTCAACTCCCGGGTGCTCGCACTGGCGGCCGATCAGTCGCTTCCACTGTTGGAGCGCGCGAAGTTCCTGGCGATCTTCGCCTCCAATCTCGACGAGTTCTACATGGTGCGCGTCGCCGGCCTGAAGCGTCGCGACGAGATGGGCCTGTCGGTCCGCTCGGCCGACGGTCTGTCACCGCGTGAGCAACTCAGGCAGATCAGTGAACGGACCCAGCAGATCGCCAGTCGGCACGCACACGTATTTCTCGACTCGGTGCGCCCCGCCCTGGCCGCCGAGGGCATCGTCATCGTCAACTGGGCGCAGCTCGACGACGGTGAACGGGCCCAACTGTCGACCTACTTCCACGAGCAGGTCTTCCCGGTGCTGACCCCGTTGGCGGTCGATCCCGCGCACCCGTTCCCATTTGTCAGCGGTCTGAGCCTGAACCTGGCCATCACCGTCAGGCACCCCGACGATGGCGGTCAACACTTCGCCCGTATCAAGGTGCCCGACAACGTCGACCGCTTCGTGGAGCTTCCCGGTCGCGACGGCAGCGCGCGCGAGGTGCGCTTCCTGCCGATGGAGGAACTGATCGCGGCGTTCCTGCCGGTGCTGTTCCCGGGGCTGGAGATCGTCGAGCATCATGCCTTCCGCATCACCCGCAACGCCGACTTCGAAGTCGAAGAGGACCGCGACGAAGACCTGCTGCAAGCCCTGGAGCGGGAGCTGGCGCGTCGACGGTTCGGGTCGCCGGTGCGCTTGGAGGTTTCCGACGACATGACCGAGAGCATGCTGGAGCTGCTCCTGCGCGAGCTCGACGTGGCTCCTGGCGATGTCGTCGAAGTGCCTGGGTTGCTGGATCTCTCGTCGTTGTGGCAGGTCTACGGGGTGGACCGACCGGCGTTGAAGGACCCGCCGTTCGTGCCGGCCACACCGCCGGCCTTCGGTGAGCGCGAAACTCCGAAGAGCATTTTCGCCGCTCTGCGTGACGGTGATGTCCTCGTCCACCACCCCTACGACTCGTTCTCCACCACGGTGCAGCGATTCATCGAGCAAGCCGCCGCCGACCCGAACGTGTTGGCGATCAAGCAGACGCTGTATCGCACCTCCGGTGACTCACCGATCGTCAACGCGTTGATCGATGCGGCCGAGGCCGGTAAGCAGGTCGTCGCTCTGGTGGAGATCAAGGCCAGGTTCGACGAGCAGGCCAACATCAAATGGGCGCGGGCACTGGAGCAGGCAGGCGTGCATGTGGTCTACGGCTTGATCGGCCTGAAGACACACTGCAAAACGTGTCTGGTGGTGCGACGTGAGGGCTCGATGATCCGGCGCTACTGCCACGTCGGCACCGGAAACTACAACCCGAAGACCGCGCGCCTTTACGAGGACATCGGGCTGCTGACCGCCGCACCGGATATCGGTGCCGACCTGACCGACCTGTTCAACTCGCTGACCGGCTACTCGCGCAAGGATTCCTACCGCAACCTACTGGTCGCGCCGAACGGGGTGCGCAGAGGCATCATCGAGCGCATCGAACGTGAGATTGCGGCAACCCGCAACGGAGCCGACGGCCGGATTCGGCTGAAGGCCAATGCCTTGGTCGACGAGCAGGTCATCGATGCGCTGTACCGGGCATCGCAGGCAGGCGTGCGCGTGGAGGTCGTGGTGCGCGGGATCTGCGCGCTGCGTCCCGGCGCCGCCGACTATTCGGAGAACATTGCGGTCCGTTCCATCTTGGGACGGTTCCTCGAACATTCACGAGTCATCCACTTTCACGCCATCGATGAGTACTGGATCGGCAGCGCCGACATGATGCACCGCAATCTGGATCGGCGCGTGGAAGTCATGGCGCAGGTCAAGGATCCGCGACTGGCCGCGCAGTTGAACGACATCTTCGAATCGGCGATGGATCCCAGCACCCGATGCTGGGAACTGGGCGCCGACGGTCATTGGACGGCCTCGCCCCAGGAGGGCCGGACCGTGCAGGACCACCAGGTCTCGATGATGAAGCGTCACCGCCAGCCGTGA